A genomic window from Alicyclobacillus dauci includes:
- a CDS encoding phosphotransferase enzyme family protein, translating into MGNDRPGKLCFEKYQYRDRDIELICSEYRLGEPTIIHRDIGGGFNANVKVETLTGIYVIRFLSKCTTSEHISYENEVLKMLKRSGVPVVIPLRNRRGRSTSKLHGHFVQVTPFIDAIAFDVSPEQVWSSGHTFRRFHKILEGFKDGPVPLWSHYPSKRILRTGLSRLQELQDELSLERLSEVRRIYEVIRHGWKKGTYRNPLSTTIIHGDWHFWNQLYTEDGDVCCVLDLDFIQRAERVQDLGYTLWNIFAIFSTDSGVDICHNFLNGYGKLPRDEVKMLPLAVAKSALFFICSTAFRKNVVSKFNFHFDRQLPIIEWMLSSEGQDTIEEMCTTE; encoded by the coding sequence TCTGTTCCGAGTACAGATTAGGTGAACCCACCATCATTCATCGAGATATTGGTGGTGGGTTCAACGCAAACGTGAAAGTCGAGACGCTAACCGGCATATATGTCATTCGATTTTTATCCAAGTGTACAACAAGTGAGCACATCTCCTATGAGAACGAGGTTCTAAAAATGCTAAAGCGGTCAGGCGTTCCTGTCGTCATACCACTTCGCAACCGGCGGGGGCGAAGCACCTCAAAACTCCATGGGCACTTCGTTCAAGTCACTCCGTTCATCGATGCGATCGCGTTCGATGTATCACCAGAGCAAGTTTGGTCAAGTGGGCATACATTCCGCCGATTTCACAAGATTCTCGAGGGGTTTAAAGACGGCCCCGTTCCACTTTGGTCACACTACCCCTCGAAACGAATATTGCGAACGGGTTTATCTCGCTTGCAAGAACTGCAGGACGAACTGTCGTTGGAGCGGTTATCAGAGGTACGGCGGATCTATGAAGTGATTCGTCATGGGTGGAAGAAAGGCACCTATCGGAACCCTTTATCGACAACCATTATCCACGGAGATTGGCATTTCTGGAACCAGTTATACACAGAAGACGGAGATGTCTGCTGTGTCCTAGACCTGGATTTCATTCAACGAGCAGAGCGCGTTCAAGATCTCGGGTACACACTTTGGAACATTTTCGCTATCTTTTCGACCGATTCCGGAGTGGACATTTGTCATAACTTCTTGAATGGGTATGGGAAATTGCCGCGTGACGAAGTCAAGATGCTGCCCCTTGCTGTGGCCAAATCCGCTTTGTTTTTCATTTGTAGCACCGCTTTTCGCAAGAATGTTGTCTCGAAGTTTAATTTTCATTTTGATCGGCAACTTCCCATCATTGAGTGGATGTTGTCTTCAGAGGGACAAGACACCATTGAGGAAATGTGCACCACCGAATAA
- a CDS encoding serine/threonine-protein kinase, with amino-acid sequence MYDYQYLRDNYPLIGEGRQGKVFQISPDRCLKYYDDPKHAVRERASYEAGQGSPIIPKLYEGGPNYIIIEYLQAPSLQQYLLGPGRMSKSLAKQILSALKEMERLGFTRIDVAPFHLFVMEDKKVKIIDLVNAFHKTSPVPYVLLSGLHSIGFLETFYGHVQNLDAKTAAKWAEVVDDLVR; translated from the coding sequence ATGTATGATTATCAGTATCTGAGAGATAACTACCCATTAATTGGCGAAGGGCGCCAGGGAAAGGTGTTTCAAATCTCCCCCGACAGGTGTTTAAAGTACTATGATGATCCGAAACACGCGGTACGGGAGCGCGCATCTTATGAAGCTGGACAGGGATCGCCAATCATCCCCAAGCTGTATGAGGGTGGACCGAATTATATCATTATCGAGTACCTTCAAGCACCTTCATTACAGCAGTATTTACTTGGGCCTGGTCGAATGAGTAAATCGTTAGCCAAACAAATTTTGAGTGCATTGAAAGAAATGGAACGTTTAGGATTTACAAGAATTGATGTGGCGCCGTTTCATCTGTTCGTCATGGAAGACAAGAAAGTCAAAATTATCGATCTAGTCAACGCGTTCCACAAAACTTCTCCTGTACCCTATGTACTTTTAAGTGGACTGCATAGCATCGGTTTTTTGGAAACGTTTTATGGGCATGTTCAAAACTTGGACGCCAAGACGGCTGCGAAGTGGGCAGAGGTTGTTGACGATCTAGTTCGCTAG